The Halodesulfovibrio sp. MK-HDV DNA segment AATGAAACTAAAACCCGCCCCTTGCGCTACAGCAGTACACTTTGCTTATCGGCAGTTATGTATCGACTTTAACCATTATGGCAAAAAAACAGTCTTTTCCTTCAAACACTTTGATCAGTTCTGATTACACAAATAAAAAAAGCCGACATATGTCGGCTTTTTTTCTAGAAATATTTGGAAAACTATTCTGCTAATCGTAGGTAAACCCTCTGTTACCAGACAAAATAGGATATGGTAACAGCTGGGAAACCATAATCATTTTCACATCACCTCTATCCGGTTCAACTGCTGCAAGAATGCCGCGTCCGAACTCGAACAAAAACTGCCTATCTTCAGCGGTCGGGGCGATAACTGACCCATCCGGAGCAAGTGCTGCCACTGCACGGATATCGTATTCACCGTCCGCAATCGCTTTAAGCATTGCTGTTTTAATGGCCGAAACAGTTTCCTTAGCAGTTTCAACGTTACAACCGACATACGTTTTACCAGAACGAGTAAGCACTGCTGCACCTACAGGAACTTTTGAATATGGGGCATATGCATTCACAGCGGCTTCAGAAGCGGCTTCGAACAACATGTTAAGCTCATCTTCGTATAATTCCGGCACAAACCACTTACGGTAAATACTATCGTATTCACCCGTTGCAACAACGCGCTGGAACCCTTTGTTCACCATTTGCAGAATACGCTCTTTGTTACGGTTCACCGAAACAAACGATTCTGTAATACGCATGAGGCTACCTACAGCACTAATCTTGCCGTATTTAAAACGATTCAAGTAGTAGTAGGCGGTCTGTTCTGGTCCACAATATGCTTGTACTTCGTCACGACCAAGAGCGTGGATTGCATCCACTTTAGTCCCGAACGACTTCACATTCATGCCACCAAAATCCTCTAGAACACGCTGCTGGAATGAACCACGTTTTACGGACACTTTCTGCCCGCGCAACAAGGTAATATTCCCGACTCTATTTGGAGTTTTGGTAAACAGACGAATTTTCATCGGCAGTGTCGGTTTCTCGGAAAAAGTAAAGAGCAAGCTACGCTGCTTTGTTTTTGCCATACCAGTGGTCAAATCAATTGCGCCGGAAGAAAGCTCCATTAAAACATGATCCCAAACGAGCGGGCGTGTTACCAACTTAACGTTTTGACCTTTAAAAATTGCGCGGATCAAATCAACATCGAATCCAACAGCCTTCCCTTTTGCTGCTTCAAAAGAAAATGGCGGAAACTCTCTGTCAAAACCATATACAACTTTAATAGGCGCTTCTGCATATGCATTAGGCACAACAACAAAGGTAAATACACTCAGGGCAATGCCCATAAACACAGCTAAAAATCGACAGCGCATTACTATCTCCTGAAAAATAAACATGCTTTTCGGTAAGCCTGTATCACGTCTCTAACAAAATGACTGCTGCCAGTTTCTAACTCGCCATATATAGCGAACAATACAAAAAGGCAGCGTACAATACTTTTCGACACAACTAGCGAAAACTGTAGTTAATGCCACAAGTACTGTTGCACTGCCCTTTTCATGCGTAATTTTTAATTCTTTTTCAAGATCTCAAGTATAGAACCTACTTTTTTTCGATCTCTTTTATACACTTCTGAAGCATGTCGCTTAACAAGCGTCTCTACAGTGTTTTCACTCTGGAATCTAAATTCAAGCAAAGGTAGCTCTGGAAGCTCCATTTCAGTAAATTCTTCACATGGCACCAGCAACATACACAGATCATCACCGGGAATACACCCTGCTTTACTGGTAACAGCTCCCACCGCACGCTGCTTAGCAACTTTTTCCACATCCATACCGCGCACGACACTCAAAACCTGCGATGGTGAACGGTCTCGGTTTACCTTCTTAATGCGGTCATTCAAGTCATGACACCATTCCATATACCGGTAATACCCTGTGGTTCTGCCGTATTTTTCTATAGTGCCTTTCTTTTCATACGTCATGCCGTGCAGGAAATATTCAAAAGCATTGCACATGCGCTCATACGTTTCCAGAACACATTTTTTATAGCGCCCTTCTGTAGTAAAGGCGAAAGGCAGCTTCATACTTAACCATGGGTCTGGAAAATCAACACGACGTAAAAAATCTGTAGGCACACCAATGGCACGTAACAATTCTTCCACATCTTTTTCACTAGTCAACAGCGCTTGCAGTTGCGCGCAGATGTTCAAGGCACGCTGCTCTGCAAGTCGGATGTCACTCTCTATATATTCAAAAAGCTCACATTCATCATCTATAGCTTTGCGTGCCCCGAAAAAACCGTTGGCAATGTCGACCATTACCTCGCCTTGAAGGGCCAACGAAATAGAAGTAAAATCTGCCATGTTTCCGCCTCCTGTTCTTCATGCTATTCTACATTGGACGCAGAGCCTCTTGCAAGGACTGCTTGCTATGCCTCTCGCGCAATGATAGCGGTTATTCAGGGAGTTATCATATGCATATTCCAGAATTATCCACTCAGATTGTAGAACTCGGTGAGTTACTTCGCCAAAATAAATACATGCTCGGCACGGCAGAATCATGCACTGGCGGGCTTCTTTCCATGCTACTTACCGAAGTTTCCGGCTCATCCGACTGGTTTAGGGGAACAATTGTTTCCTACGCAAATGAAGTAAAAGAAAGTATCCTTCATGTACCACATGAAACGTTGCTCGAACACGGAGCCGTAAGCGAACAAACCGCTCTGGCAATGGTACGGGGAGTACAGGAAGCCTTGAATTTGCAGGTAGCAATATCTGTAACAGGCATTGCCGGTCCCACCGGAGGCACAGAAGATAAGCCTGTGGGAACAGTCTGGATAGGATTTGCTTTAGGCACGCAGCACTTTGCTCTGCATCACGTATTCAGCGGCGGAAGAGCCGATGTTCGATACCAGACTGCTATGGCAGCAATTACAACGCTGCTGCATGAACTAAAACGTTAGCAAAAATAAATTTCATTCTAGAATACAAAAGAAGGCAGCCATCAGGCTGCCTTTTCTTTTTCTATTCATTACTGCAAGGAGGTCTGCTGTGCAGCAATCCATCCCTGCACGCCACTTTAGTTTCTTATTAAGAAACGACAGCAGCGTCTTGAATATTACGCGAGATAATCCCCGCGGTTCAATTTAAACTGTTCAGTTACGGTCATAACCTCAAGCTCATTACGCACGGTGTCCAACTCTGGAAAATCAGATTCAAGAGACGGTGCAGTCTGTTTGAGCGTAGCAAGGTTATAGGCAAGCTCTTTAAGTGTGCCAAACGCGCCCTTAAGATCCGGTGAGCCTTGGGTACTGATCTGTGTGGAATATTTTTCCCACTGATCAAGAATGCCTTCTAACTCATCTGCAACCTTATTCGGATCAACAGCAGTCTGAGAGACTTGCTGATCCGCGTTCAGACGCGGGTCAAACGCAATAGAGCGGGTACCGGGAGGCAACATTGCCTCTGTTGCAGATTTACTCTGCAACTCAAGTTCCTGAGAAAGCAGGTTATGGAAACCATCGGCAGCTCTTTTAGGAGCTGTGGTTGCCTGATTCTGCTTAGCTATCGATGTAATTTGATCTGTCGTATTTATTCTCATAACAATATCCCCGGCGATTAGGATTTACTCCTAACGTAGCAAAGAGCTTGCCAAAACGTCTGAACCCTTGAAAACAGTACATTTTCATTTTTCGGGCATGAACCACACGGCATTTTCTGCCTATGATTTGCGGGAAAAAATGCACAACTTCTGCAAACTACATAAGAACGTTATCCTTGTCTATCTTCACAGAGTGTGTGTATATGGTGTATAAAACAAAGCAGTTAACCGCTATAGACAGATACTCATTATCCTTGAGGAGGTAGTATGGTTGCTATAAAAAAAGCTGTTGTGGCTGTCGATTTTTCTGACGAAAGTACCTATATCGCAGAATATGCAAGACTTTTTGCTGAAAAATTTGACGCTGAACTGATCGTTGTTTACGCAGCTCCTTCATTAAACCAGTATGTAGGTTTCCACGTCCCACCGAATACAATCGAATCCTTTGTTGGTGAAATTGTTACCGGTGCAGAAAAAAGTATGGACAATTTCCTAGAAAAACACTTCTCCGGTGTAAAAACCACAGGTAAAGTTGTTACAGGTTTTGCCGCTGAAGAAATTCTTGAAATTGCAGCTGATGCAAAAGCCGATCTCATTATTATGGGTACACACGGCAGAACCGGCATAGACAGAATCCTGTTTGGTTCTGTAGCTGCCAAAATTGTTCGCGGAGCAGATATTCCGGTCCTTACAGTAAGGCCAGATTTTACCAAGTAACACGCTGCCACTTGCGATATACATTTTAGTAGTCTATTCAAAAGGGCGACCCATATTGGGTCGTCCTTTTTATTGTGCATAATTTTTTTGATGCATAGCTTGCTCAACTATTGTCTAACAAACGACTACTGCCTCTGACCTTGTTACTATATCATTATATACTAGCCAAAACAGCCACAGACGGTATGTCAAAAAGCAAATTGAAGAAAAATTGGGAAAAGGGGCAATACATGAGCTCAAAAGTATGTGTAAGTGAAGCA contains these protein-coding regions:
- a CDS encoding cytidine deaminase — encoded protein: MRCRFLAVFMGIALSVFTFVVVPNAYAEAPIKVVYGFDREFPPFSFEAAKGKAVGFDVDLIRAIFKGQNVKLVTRPLVWDHVLMELSSGAIDLTTGMAKTKQRSLLFTFSEKPTLPMKIRLFTKTPNRVGNITLLRGQKVSVKRGSFQQRVLEDFGGMNVKSFGTKVDAIHALGRDEVQAYCGPEQTAYYYLNRFKYGKISAVGSLMRITESFVSVNRNKERILQMVNKGFQRVVATGEYDSIYRKWFVPELYEDELNMLFEAASEAAVNAYAPYSKVPVGAAVLTRSGKTYVGCNVETAKETVSAIKTAMLKAIADGEYDIRAVAALAPDGSVIAPTAEDRQFLFEFGRGILAAVEPDRGDVKMIMVSQLLPYPILSGNRGFTYD
- a CDS encoding CinA family protein; this translates as MHIPELSTQIVELGELLRQNKYMLGTAESCTGGLLSMLLTEVSGSSDWFRGTIVSYANEVKESILHVPHETLLEHGAVSEQTALAMVRGVQEALNLQVAISVTGIAGPTGGTEDKPVGTVWIGFALGTQHFALHHVFSGGRADVRYQTAMAAITTLLHELKR
- a CDS encoding universal stress protein → MVAIKKAVVAVDFSDESTYIAEYARLFAEKFDAELIVVYAAPSLNQYVGFHVPPNTIESFVGEIVTGAEKSMDNFLEKHFSGVKTTGKVVTGFAAEEILEIAADAKADLIIMGTHGRTGIDRILFGSVAAKIVRGADIPVLTVRPDFTK